Proteins found in one Cheilinus undulatus linkage group 9, ASM1832078v1, whole genome shotgun sequence genomic segment:
- the LOC121515504 gene encoding zinc finger protein RFP-like, translated as MSAASCLLTEDQFLCSICLDVFTDPVALSCGHNFCQSCITEHWDSNVPYRCPNCKEVFSTRPQLKVNIFIKEMAAQFRQSAQQESSSSSSERQVSKPGEVPCDVCTGTKLNALKSCLVCLASYCETHLEPHLTMSGLKKHQLIDPVENLEDWMCEKHDKLLELFCKNDQRCVCVMCTVLEHQTHSVVPVKEEYYRKKAELEKRKAEMNQMIQKRQLKIQELKRSVKLSDQNAEREIAESVQVFNALIETVQRNLDKLINSVKEKQEKTKNQAEGFIRELEQEISDLEKTSTEVEQLSRSEDHLQLLQNFKSLNAAPPTKDWTEVRVHPPSHEETVKRAVKQLEETISIQMEKLICEVELKRIQQYEVDVTLDPDTAYPKLILSDDGKQVKYGDMKKNLPDNPKRFDKCSCVLSQQSFSSGRFYYEVQVKGKTVWDLGVARESINRKGQITTGPQSGYWTICLRNGNEYKACAGPSVRLSLQSGPEKVGVFVDYEEGLVSFYDVDAAALIYSFTDCSFTEELYPYFSPCNYDGGKNSAPLVISPVV; from the coding sequence ATGTCTGCTGCCAGCTGTCTGTTGACTGAAGATCAGTTCCTGTGCTCCATCTGTCTGGATGTCTTCACTGATCCTGTCGCCTTATCATGTGGACACAACTTCTGTCAAAGCTGCATCACTGAACACTGGGATAGTAATGTCCCATATCGATGTCCCAACTGTAAAGAGGTTTTCTCCACCAGACCACAGCTGAAGGTGAATATTTTCATCAAGGAGATGGCTGCTCAGTTCAGACAGTCAGCTCAGCAGgaatccagcagcagcagctcagaaAGACAAGTTTCCAAACCAGGAGAAGTTCCCTGTGACGTCTGCACTGGAACCAAACTGAATGCCCTGAAGTCCTGCCTGGTGTGTCTGGCTTCTTACTGTGAGACTCACCTGGAGCCTCATCTGACCATGTCAGGTCTGAAGAAACATCAGCTGATCGACCCTGTGGAGAACCTGGAAGACTGGATGTGTGAGAAGCACGACAAACTGCTGGAGCTGTTCTGTAAGAACGACCAGAGGTGTGTCTGCGTGATGTGCACGGTTTTAGAGCATCAGACCCACAGTGTTGTTCCTGTGAAAGAAGAATATTATAGAAAGAAGGCTGAACTGGAGAAAAGAAAGGCTGAAATGAATCAGATGATCCAGAAGAGACAACTGAAGATTCAAGAGCTTAAACGCTCAGTGAAGCTCAGTGATCAGAacgcagagagagagattgCAGAAAGTGTTCAGGTCTTCAATGCTCTGATAGAGACTGTGCAGAGAAACCTCGACAAACTCATCAATTCAGTCaaagagaagcaggaaaagACAAAGAACCAGGCTGAAGGCTTCATCAGAGAGCTGGAACAGGAAATCTCTGATCTGGAGAAGACGAGCACTGAGGTGGAGCAGCTCTCACGCTCTGAAGACCACCTCCAACTCCTCCAGAACTTCAAGTCTCTGAACGCTGCTCCACCCaccaaggactggactgaagtCAGAGTCCATCCACCTTCACATGAGGAGACTGTGAAGAGAGCTGtgaagcagctggaggagacCATCAGTATACAGATGGAGAAGCTGATCTGTGAGGTGGAGCTGAAGAGGATCCAGCAGTATGAGGTGGATGTGACACTCGATCCTGATACAGCATATCCTAAACTCATCCTGTCTGATGATGGAAAACAAGTTAAATATGGTGACATGAAGAAGAATCTCCCGGACAACCCAAAGAGATTTGATAAATGCAGTTGTGTCTTGTCACAGCAGAGTTTCTCTTCAGGCAGATTTTACTACGAGGTTCAGGTTAAAGGGAAGACTGTGTGGGATTTAGGAGTGGCCAGAGAATCAAtcaacaggaagggacaaatcACAACAGGTCCTCAGAGCGGTTACTGGACGATATGTTTGAGGAATGGAAATGAGTACAAAGCTTGTGCTGGCCCATCAGTCCGTCTCTCTCTGCAGTCTGGTCCTGAGAAGGTGGGGGTGTTTGTGGATTATGAGGAGGGTCTGGTCTCCTTTTATGACGTtgatgctgcagctctgatctaCTCCTTTACTGACTGCTCCTTCACTGAGGAACTCTACCCATACTTTAGTCCTTGTAATTATGATGGTGGTAAAAACTCTGCTCCTCTGGTCATCTCTCCTGTTGTTTAA
- the LOC121515505 gene encoding acyl-coenzyme A thioesterase 1-like, translating into MQKDQCCVKLSVQPSRGLVDEKFTILVQNTLPGFQLTLHALHRSDDGHDWEAFAHYTADNTGTVNVSEDPSLGGTYSGVEQMGLMWSLRTVPGSKPWLRMRKMNVQTPMVFTISVYQGHQTEGFTDQVPLGGVVVERWYMAPGVKREPITEEGLTAILFLPSGPGPFPALIDLWGGGGQLVEYRASLLASNGIAALALDYLTPKVTMETGKPVENDYFEKAYKVLEQHPQILGSRIAMLGLSFGTSMTFKMAVYSQVIKLRCAVCVSGSHVQPVDGSVKEILGYFNKNAEKTRFNEENQAIWHDLLLPIPTDPAFKVDVGRLRVPLMLIVGEDDQNWPAPESAKDIKEMMEQAGNSHLLTVLSYPNAGHLIEPPYTPHVRATNFVTVDTRQKMVALWGGEMVAHSRAQEDAWRKMLVFLRENLYGGTNPDAISTPNL; encoded by the exons ATGCAGAAGGATCAGTGCTGTGTGAAGCTCTCGGTCCAGCCGTCCAGAGGACTCGTGGATGAGAAGTTTACCATCTTGGTCCAGAACACGCTGCCTGGTTTCCAGCTGACTCTACACGCCCTCCACCGTAGCGATGATGGACACGACTGGGAGGCGTTTGCTCACTACACCGCCGATAACACGGGGACTGTGAACG TTTCAGAAGATCCCAGTCTTGGAGGGACGTATTCTGGTGTTGAACAGATGGGTCTCATGTGGAGCCTCAGAACAGTTCCTGGCAGCAAACCTTGGCTCAG GATGAGAAAGATGAACGTCCAGACTCCCATGGTGTTCACAATCTCCGTGTACCAGGGTCACCAGACGGAGGGCTTCACAGATCAGGTGCCACTCGGCGGTGTGGTGGTGGAGCGCTGGTATATGGCGCCTGGTGTCAAGAGAGAACCAATCACTGAGGAAGGACTCACTGCGATTCTCTTCCTGCCCTCAG GACCGGGACCTTTCCCTGCCCTCATAGACCTCTGGGGGGGTGGAGGGCAGTTGGTGGAGTACCGTGCATCTCTTCTGGCCTCCAACGGCATCGCCGCCCTGGCCCTCGACTACCTGACACCAAAagttaccatggaaacaggGAAGCCAGttgaaaatgattattttgag AAGGCCTATAAAGTCCTGGAACAACATCCTCAGATCCTCGGCAGTAGGATCGCCATGTTGGGTCTTTCTTTCGGCACCAGCATGACCTTCAAAATGGCCGTTTACTCTCAAGTTATAAAG CTCAGATGTGCAGTGTGTGTCAGTGGGAGTCATGTTCAGCCAGTAGATGGATCCGTGAAAGAAATACTGGGCTACTTCAACAA GAACGCTGAAAAAACTCGCTTCAACGAGGAGAACCAGGCAATCTGGCATGATCTGCTGCTTCCCATCCCCACAGACCCGGCATTCAAAGTTGAT GTTGGACGACTTCGGGTTCCTCTGATGCTGATAGTTGGAGAGGATGATCAGAACTGGCCCGCCCCTGAGTCTGCAAAGGAT ATAAAAGAGATGATGGAGCAGGCTGGGAACAGCCACCTGCTGACTGTCTTGTCCTACCCAAACGCTGGTCACCTGATTGAGCCTCCGTACACGCCGCACGTCCGAGCCACCAACTTTGTAACAGTGGACACACGTCAGAAAA TGGTGGCTCTTTGGGGCGGAGAGATGGTGGCTCATTCTCGCGCTCAGGAAGACGCCTGGAGGAAGATGCTGGTGTTTCTTAGGGAGAATCTGTACGGTGGCACAAACCCTGATGCAATTTCAACGCCGAACCTGTAA